Proteins co-encoded in one Candidatus Cloacimonadota bacterium genomic window:
- a CDS encoding PorV/PorQ family protein, producing the protein MYKYKLLVLAALIVALALPLGAISQASMLSLTFEPGGRANGMGRAYSAVADDAYAAWWNPGATAFNRKTQLAGSHIPWLAGSGFNDMYYEYLGWNQYFKGLGNFNAHILLLDMGEQLQTDENNNEIGNFHSFEFAANAGYSYDVIPEHLGVGANFKLMYSYLGPGQPTEPDGKAFGFAFDIGAKYQDFLTHGTNLSFVIQNIGPNITYIDQEQSDPLPMTVRLGAAYKILDMPMNKLLVSAEASKVLANEDPLLKRFVTGWEHMDETIYGFGAEYTYLDLISLRGGYFLDDAGSVTGPSFGAGIQYTFSKKYKLTADFSMVPAGELVDFNKVFSLGFEF; encoded by the coding sequence ATGTATAAGTATAAATTGCTGGTTCTGGCTGCGCTGATCGTGGCGCTTGCCCTGCCCTTGGGAGCCATCTCACAAGCTTCGATGCTCTCCCTCACTTTCGAACCCGGTGGACGCGCCAATGGTATGGGACGCGCCTACTCTGCTGTCGCGGACGACGCCTATGCCGCCTGGTGGAATCCAGGAGCCACGGCGTTCAACCGTAAAACCCAGCTTGCCGGCTCCCACATTCCCTGGCTGGCAGGTTCCGGCTTCAATGACATGTATTATGAATATCTGGGCTGGAACCAGTATTTTAAAGGTTTGGGCAATTTCAACGCCCACATTCTGCTCCTGGACATGGGAGAACAGTTGCAAACCGATGAAAACAACAACGAAATCGGCAACTTCCACAGTTTTGAATTCGCCGCAAACGCCGGATACAGCTATGACGTTATCCCGGAACATCTGGGCGTCGGAGCAAACTTCAAGCTGATGTACAGCTATCTGGGGCCTGGCCAACCCACGGAGCCGGATGGAAAAGCCTTTGGTTTTGCCTTTGATATAGGCGCCAAATATCAGGATTTCCTCACCCACGGCACAAATCTCTCGTTTGTCATCCAAAACATTGGACCCAATATCACTTACATCGACCAGGAACAATCCGACCCGCTGCCCATGACAGTTAGATTGGGAGCCGCTTACAAGATTCTGGATATGCCCATGAATAAACTGCTTGTTTCCGCTGAGGCAAGCAAGGTTTTGGCGAATGAAGATCCTCTCTTGAAGCGCTTTGTGACAGGATGGGAACACATGGATGAAACCATCTATGGCTTCGGCGCGGAATACACCTATCTGGACCTCATCTCCCTGAGAGGCGGATATTTCCTGGATGACGCCGGCAGCGTGACCGGACCCAGCTTTGGCGCTGGTATCCAATATACCTTCAGCAAAAAATACAAACTCACAGCCGACTTCAGCATGGTTCCCGCCGGCGAACTGGTTGATTTCAACAAAGTTTTCTCCCTCGGCTTTGAATTTTAA